Proteins from one Candidatus Paracaedimonas acanthamoebae genomic window:
- a CDS encoding aspartate kinase yields the protein MALIVQKFGGTSVAGIPQIQNAARRIAYECKRGHKVVAVVSAMAGMTDQLLSYIQATTPHPNPQEIDVVLTSGEQITCGLLALALQNFNISARSFLAWQLPLETDATHTKARIREISTQVLEKTLDANVVPIIAGFQGISPEGRLTTFGRGGSDVTAVALAAVLKADRCDLYKDVSGIYTADPKIVAQARKLDQIGYKSMLELASLGSKVIQHRAVELAMTYKIPLRIFSSFEESIGTQIIDEEQMIERPLISGIVANTQEVKVSLEITHEPAKTMARLFECLAQAHISVDMIQHAQLSKAHPFSLSFTIHQTDLQTCLHIFEKEGISAYTIDEKMTKVSVVGVGLRSHGHLTSLLFQTLSAKNIDLFGISTSEIRTSVLINQDFTELAVRTLHHAYDLEHSPHTPHLYVIA from the coding sequence ATGGCGCTTATTGTTCAAAAATTTGGGGGAACTTCAGTTGCAGGGATTCCGCAGATTCAAAATGCCGCCCGTCGTATTGCTTATGAATGTAAGCGAGGGCACAAAGTTGTCGCTGTTGTCTCTGCAATGGCTGGCATGACGGACCAACTGCTTAGCTATATTCAAGCAACAACACCTCATCCAAATCCGCAAGAAATCGATGTTGTTCTCACGTCAGGCGAGCAAATAACCTGTGGGTTATTGGCTTTAGCCTTGCAAAATTTTAACATTTCAGCACGTTCTTTTTTAGCCTGGCAACTCCCGCTAGAAACAGATGCTACCCATACAAAGGCGCGCATTAGAGAAATTTCAACTCAAGTTCTTGAAAAAACACTAGATGCCAATGTCGTCCCGATTATCGCAGGATTTCAAGGCATTAGCCCTGAAGGGCGATTAACGACTTTTGGGCGGGGCGGGTCGGATGTAACAGCCGTTGCCTTAGCCGCTGTTCTAAAAGCAGATCGCTGTGATCTTTATAAGGATGTTTCAGGGATTTATACAGCAGATCCTAAGATCGTTGCGCAAGCACGAAAACTTGATCAAATTGGTTACAAATCGATGCTCGAATTGGCTTCTCTTGGCTCAAAAGTAATTCAACATCGAGCTGTCGAACTTGCAATGACTTACAAAATTCCTCTGCGCATCTTCTCTAGCTTTGAAGAAAGTATAGGAACCCAAATTATCGACGAGGAACAAATGATTGAACGTCCTTTAATAAGTGGAATAGTCGCCAACACCCAAGAGGTGAAGGTTAGTTTAGAAATAACGCATGAACCTGCCAAAACAATGGCACGTCTTTTTGAGTGTCTTGCTCAAGCGCACATTAGCGTAGATATGATTCAGCATGCCCAACTCTCAAAAGCACACCCTTTTTCTCTTTCCTTTACGATCCATCAAACAGATTTGCAAACATGTTTACACATTTTTGAGAAAGAAGGCATTTCAGCTTACACAATCGATGAAAAAATGACGAAAGTTTCAGTTGTGGGTGTTGGTTTACGCAGTCATGGCCATTTAACAAGCCTGTTATTTCAAACACTTTCTGCAAAAAATATTGATCTTTTTGGGATCTCAACGTCAGAGATTCGAACCAGTGTTCTCATCAACCAAGATTTTACAGAACTTGCGGTTAGAACGCTTCATCACGCTTATGATTTGGAACATTCACCTCACACCCCTCATTTATACGTCATTGCATAA
- the ubiG gene encoding bifunctional 2-polyprenyl-6-hydroxyphenol methylase/3-demethylubiquinol 3-O-methyltransferase UbiG — protein sequence MTHSASVDHEEIKNFARLADQWWNPEGPMKPLHQMNPLRIKFICDHLLTYFPQDNKSDLMPLKPLSLLDVGCGAGLLTEPLARLGASVTGLDLAEPSLSIARRRADEQGLDITYVNSSVEEFAQKNQKYHAVMALEIIEHVADIPSFIEACASLLQPGGLLFLSTLNRTAPSYLTAILGAEYILKLLPRGTHQWDKFLKPSEVDAYLRKVGFVIQVLQGMRFKPLYKTWELSKNLSVNYILCAEKVS from the coding sequence ATGACACATTCAGCTTCTGTTGATCATGAAGAAATAAAGAACTTCGCACGACTTGCCGATCAATGGTGGAACCCTGAGGGGCCTATGAAACCGTTACATCAAATGAATCCTCTTCGTATAAAGTTTATTTGCGATCATCTGCTGACGTATTTTCCTCAGGATAATAAGTCAGATCTTATGCCTTTGAAGCCTTTATCTTTATTAGACGTAGGATGTGGAGCTGGTTTATTAACTGAACCTTTGGCCAGGTTGGGGGCCTCTGTGACAGGGTTAGATTTGGCAGAACCCAGTCTTTCCATTGCGCGTCGTCGTGCTGATGAGCAAGGTCTTGATATCACCTATGTTAATAGTTCTGTTGAAGAATTTGCCCAAAAAAACCAAAAATATCACGCGGTCATGGCCCTTGAAATCATAGAGCATGTGGCTGATATCCCGAGTTTTATAGAGGCATGCGCCTCTCTTTTACAGCCAGGAGGGCTTCTATTTTTAAGCACCTTAAACAGAACGGCCCCTTCTTATTTAACGGCCATTTTGGGGGCGGAATATATTCTCAAACTTCTTCCGCGCGGAACACATCAGTGGGATAAATTCCTAAAACCTTCTGAAGTTGATGCCTACTTACGCAAGGTTGGGTTTGTTATCCAAGTTCTTCAAGGAATGCGTTTTAAGCCTCTCTATAAAACATGGGAATTATCGAAAAACTTAAGCGTCAACTATATTTTATGTGCTGAAAAAGTAAGTTAA
- a CDS encoding DUF2125 domain-containing protein, protein MKLSQFSKRRPLLAPISIIILLLLFGGYIYVWFKQARFLEERVHHEINLLKTNQETTFDHEGVKVTGFPWKLEIKIHQPRLTSTHRGSGILQIDGFLEVESAVWSPSTITVNAHGKTKFIYTPKPQQAPLMLEFEDFQGSFKIHPQGYTLKNLQLYDLHLKMLENRVNIEEFTLTALPPEKTILPTLSKTILTASHEQTLPKINRSSSFALKIYRMRINDHTTTKLPSLVKSLDAIVHLEETFNLLAANPFKEWTDSGGAFEIEKFSFDCGSLKGEGNGTLAFDHDSQPLAAFSATFSGLETLLDQLTQAKMIRKNVSLIARLSLGLLQDKSTSRDEAPRHTIALSLQKGDLSMGPLTLAKLPKLKWPSQ, encoded by the coding sequence ATGAAACTCTCTCAATTTTCAAAACGACGCCCCTTGTTAGCTCCAATAAGTATTATTATCCTCTTATTACTTTTTGGAGGGTATATTTATGTCTGGTTTAAACAAGCTCGTTTTCTTGAAGAAAGAGTTCATCACGAGATTAATCTTCTCAAAACAAACCAAGAGACAACCTTTGACCATGAAGGCGTAAAAGTTACAGGATTTCCGTGGAAATTAGAAATCAAAATCCACCAACCACGCCTTACCTCAACCCATCGAGGTTCGGGGATTCTTCAAATAGATGGCTTCCTTGAAGTCGAATCTGCCGTCTGGTCTCCAAGTACGATTACTGTTAATGCGCACGGAAAAACAAAATTTATTTATACGCCTAAACCTCAACAAGCTCCTCTCATGCTTGAATTCGAAGATTTTCAAGGAAGCTTTAAAATTCATCCTCAAGGTTACACTTTGAAAAATCTTCAGCTTTATGATTTGCACTTAAAAATGCTGGAAAATAGAGTCAATATTGAAGAATTTACTCTCACAGCTCTGCCACCAGAGAAAACCATCCTTCCAACTCTTAGCAAAACCATATTAACAGCTTCTCATGAACAAACCTTACCAAAAATTAATCGTTCAAGCTCTTTTGCCCTAAAAATTTATCGAATGAGGATAAATGACCATACAACGACCAAACTTCCTTCTCTGGTGAAATCACTTGACGCAATTGTTCATCTTGAAGAAACTTTTAACCTTCTCGCCGCTAATCCTTTTAAAGAATGGACAGATAGCGGAGGCGCCTTTGAAATTGAAAAATTTTCTTTTGACTGTGGCTCTCTCAAAGGCGAAGGAAATGGAACACTTGCTTTTGATCATGATTCACAACCTCTTGCCGCGTTTTCAGCAACATTTTCTGGATTAGAAACACTTCTTGATCAACTGACTCAAGCAAAAATGATTCGCAAAAATGTATCTTTGATTGCCAGGCTTTCCTTAGGATTATTACAGGATAAATCTACCTCTCGGGATGAAGCACCTCGCCACACGATTGCATTAAGTCTTCAAAAAGGTGATCTCTCTATGGGCCCCCTAACGCTCGCGAAACTTCCAAAATTAAAATGGCCTTCCCAATAA
- a CDS encoding 1-acyl-sn-glycerol-3-phosphate acyltransferase, which produces MIIFIRSIIFNILFYVWTFIVVVSALPALVIGRQWTHRISRYWGNGVTVLLHLVGIQVEIRGRHYLPSEPAIIASKHQSAWETTMIEIFVPEAVIILKKELIKIPLFGRLLLNTGVISIDRSKGRSVIPQMVEGAKHAKEQGRSLFIFPEGTRTTAGERGTYRYGTYALYHQTGMKVVPAAHNAGFFWPRRKFLKNPGKIIFEFLPPIEPGLSEKDFMKKLEESIESACEILHPFKKGPQSS; this is translated from the coding sequence ATGATAATTTTTATCCGCTCAATCATTTTTAATATCTTATTTTATGTATGGACTTTTATCGTTGTCGTAAGCGCTTTACCAGCGCTCGTCATAGGACGTCAATGGACGCATCGTATCTCTCGATATTGGGGAAATGGTGTCACCGTGTTACTTCATCTCGTTGGGATTCAAGTTGAAATCAGAGGGCGTCATTATCTTCCTTCAGAACCCGCAATTATTGCTTCGAAACATCAATCTGCCTGGGAAACAACAATGATTGAAATTTTTGTTCCCGAAGCCGTCATTATTTTAAAAAAAGAACTGATTAAGATTCCCCTGTTTGGTCGCCTTCTTTTGAACACAGGCGTCATCAGCATCGATCGCTCTAAAGGACGTAGTGTCATTCCACAAATGGTTGAAGGCGCAAAACATGCAAAAGAACAAGGTCGTTCTCTTTTTATTTTTCCCGAAGGAACACGCACAACCGCAGGCGAGCGCGGAACTTATCGGTATGGAACCTATGCCTTATACCATCAGACAGGAATGAAAGTAGTACCAGCCGCGCATAATGCAGGTTTCTTTTGGCCTCGTCGAAAATTCTTAAAAAACCCGGGCAAAATTATTTTTGAATTCCTTCCTCCTATTGAACCTGGACTTTCTGAAAAAGATTTTATGAAAAAACTCGAAGAATCTATTGAAAGCGCCTGTGAAATACTTCATCCTTTTAAAAAAGGTCCTCAGTCTTCATGA
- a CDS encoding YdcF family protein has product MKRWFLIPMLVSFLTWGLGLMWFANSIQENIPPSEQSTDAIIVLTGGAERVSTGLTLLSRGLAQRLFISGVHAHVKIKELLSQVPLNEQKKINPSTIDLGFAAANTTQNAQETAEWVHKNHIQTLRLVTANYHMRRSLLEFSQYLPAVQIIPHPISPRNFHEKMWWQWPGTFDLIIREYHKFLGALAQYCLRKLSFKGTEIFR; this is encoded by the coding sequence ATGAAACGTTGGTTTCTTATCCCGATGCTTGTAAGCTTTCTCACCTGGGGCTTAGGGTTGATGTGGTTTGCAAATAGCATCCAAGAGAACATCCCCCCTTCTGAACAGTCAACTGATGCTATTATCGTGCTGACAGGTGGCGCAGAACGAGTCTCAACAGGATTAACTCTTTTATCTCGTGGATTAGCTCAACGGCTTTTTATTTCTGGTGTTCATGCTCATGTAAAAATAAAAGAGTTGCTATCGCAAGTTCCTTTAAATGAACAAAAAAAAATTAATCCTTCCACCATTGATTTAGGGTTCGCGGCCGCGAATACCACTCAAAATGCTCAAGAAACCGCCGAGTGGGTTCACAAAAACCATATTCAAACACTTCGCTTAGTAACTGCGAATTATCATATGCGTCGAAGCCTCTTAGAATTCTCCCAATATTTACCCGCCGTTCAAATTATCCCCCACCCCATCTCACCCAGAAATTTTCATGAGAAAATGTGGTGGCAATGGCCAGGAACGTTTGATTTAATAATTCGAGAATATCATAAATTTTTAGGTGCTTTAGCCCAATATTGTTTAAGGAAACTATCTTTTAAAGGGACTGAAATATTCAGATGA